The window TTGCAGCACCCTGACGGTCACCAGGTTAATCGACCTTCTGAGTCCTTCTCTAAAAGTGGTTGGACCGCCGACGGATAAATCATAATTTCGGGGAGACCAACGAGTGCCATCCGGCATGAAGGTCACAACCGGTTGATTCAACACTTCATAGGTTGGCGGGTAGCCATTGTCGATGGCCACAGTGTAAACGAATGGTTTAAAAGCAGACCCGGGTTGGCGATGTGCCTGCACAGCCCGGTTGAATTTATACTTAGAGAAATCCCGGCCGCCAACCATGGCCAGAATATGACCGTTTCTCGGGTCGATAGAGACTAGCGCTACCTGTGCGGGCACTTTTTCCAAAACCAAAGAATCAACAAAAGTTGAGTCCCGCAGGAGGCTTTTAATGTCGTTATTTTCAACGAAAGTAGAATCGAGAAGATCTTTGATCATATTTTTTTTAATGAGAGCTGCTTTAACTTTCGACTGTAATTCAGGAAGGTGATTTTGAACGGCCCGTTCGGCAACGGTTTGAGCTCTGGAGTCTATCGTCGTGTAAATCGACAGACCGTCTGTGTATAAATTGTAGCCGTATTTATCCTGCAGGTTTTTTCGTACATATTCAGTAAAATAAGGCGCGAGCCCGTAAGCAGTATTTTGAGTTTCTAAAATCTCAATCGGCTTCTTGACATTTTCAGCATATTCATCTTCGCTGATAAAATTAATATCCCGCATAGAAGTTAGAACCACATTTCTGCGACTTAAGGCTTTGTTCGGGTGCCAAATAGGGGTATAATGTGAAGGCGCTTTCAACAAGCCAACCAGCATGGCACATTCATCCGTTGTCAGCTCCTGAACATCTTTGTTGAAATATTTTATCGAAGCTGACTGAGCGCCATAAGACCCATGGCCGAAATTCATATGGTTCAAATACATTTCGAGGATTTCAACTTTTGTGTAAGTACGTTCAATTTGAATGGCAGTTATTATCTCTTTAATTTTACGTGTTATTGTTCGCTCCAGGGTGAGATAAAGTTGGCGCGCCAATTGTTGAGTAAGGGTACTTACTGCGCTTGGCCTTTTGAAAGTAACCATGCTGGTCAAAGCGACTGTAGCAAATCTTCTTAAATCAATACCCCAATGGTCGTAGAATTTTCGGTCTTCGGTGGCAATCAACGCTTTAACCAATGCGTCGGGCAGTTCTTCCAGCGGTACAAAGCTTCTTTTTTCTTCATAAAATTCGGTGATAATTTTCAAATCAGAAGAATAGACTTTTGAAGACAGCTTCGGTTTGTACGACTCTAACTGGCTTAAGGAGGGCAAATCCCGGCCCATGATGTAAAGAAAAATGACGCCACTCAAACCGATGATAAATAAAACAAGCACAGTACGGCCAAATGTGGTACTAAAAAATCTACTTCTCGTTTTCGTAAAAGAGCCGTCTTCGGAAACCCGGAAATTTCTTTTCATGATGTTAAGCTTTGCAAGGATAGAAATTAATTAATTCTGGAAACTTATACAATTCAAGCTCTAAGAAGTTTCGGGGAACTTCTTTTCATTTCTCTTGCCCCATGATTTTAATTCAAGTTTTTTACCGGTCATTTCCAAATAAGTAAACTTCTTCATCCAGTCACCTAAATTGATATAATAGCCGGAATTGATTTTCTCAAATAATGGAACGTGGGTGTGCCCTAAAATAACCGCCTGAAATCCCTCATTCAATTTTGAGGTTGCAAAATTCCGGTAATCTTGTTCATATCGCTTTTCTTCCCTCTCCTTACTTTTAGCAGAAACTTTCATCGCCAAAGGAATGCCGATATCAGGATGCAGCAGCCGGTACAAAAAAATATTAACCGGACTTTTAAAAACTCGTTTCTGCAATCTGAGGGACCAGTTCCGCTTGGCCAACCCGTCTCCATGCGCAATAAACAGTTTGAGCGAGTTGTGGCTTACTTCTACGGGTTCGTGGTAAATTTTGACGCCAATTTCATTTTGCAAATAACCATCTTGCCACAAATCATGATTACCGGTGAGATATCGAACTTCAATGCCGGATTCGACCAGTTGATTAAGATTAGCCAAAACTTTGAGATTGACTTTAGGGATGACTTTGGAGTATTCGAACCAGAAGTCATAAAGGTCGCCTACAATATAAAGATAATCGGCTTTTTTTTTAATGGAATTAAAAAATGAAATTAAATTAGTAATTTTTATTTTTTCTATTTCTTCCGAGTGCGCACCTAAATGGGCGTCTGAGATAAAGTAGATTTTTTTCATTCAATGTAGCCGACAATATGGTATAAAAATACGACCAAAGTATACGATGCCATCGTATAAAACGCAAGTTATTTTCCTTTAAAAAATTTGCGTCTCGCTGCCTTTTTAATTAAAACATTATTAGTACCATTAAAATGTGCTCCGAGTTTATTCAATCTAAAATAGAGTCAATTTTGCAGAAAATTATTAGGATTATTTAAACATGGGAGCACGTAATCAAACAGCCAAACTTTCGATTGAAAATTAAATCACCAAAAAAATGTTGACAAAATTCAAAAGAATCCTTACTATACATCGTTCGCCGGAATATTGTTAATTCGTTTTAAAATTTTAATTTTACGGAAGGAGTTCATTTCATGAGCTTAGAAGCTTTAGGGATGATCGAAACCAGGGGACTTATTGGAGCGATTGAAGCTGCTGATGCAATGGTAAAGGCAGCCAAAGTCGTGCTTATCGGCAAAGAAAAAATTGGTGGTGGATTTGTTACCGTCATGGTTCGCGGTGACACCGGCGCTGTGAAAGCGGCTACCGACGCCGGAGCATCGGCGGCGGAAAAAGTCGGTGAACTGGTTTCCGTCCACGTCATCCCAAGACCCCATGAGGATGTTGAAATGATTCTACCAAAAGTAGCGTCATAGTAGAGCATCATCATTTTTTTAAAAAACCAGCTTAATTGGACTTTTGGGAATAATGCATGGATGAAAAAGCATTAGGTCTCGTTGAAACGAAGGGTTTGGTCGGGGCAATTGAAGCTGCTGACGCTATGCTCAAAACGGCCGCCGTTCAGCTGATCGGAATTGAAAATACCATTGCAGCTCTATTGACTGTCAAAGTTGTCGGGGAAACAGGAGCGGTAAAGGCGGCAGTCGATGCCGGAGCCTCTGCGGCAGAAAAGGTGGGGGAATTGATATCCGTACACGTCATTCCAAGACCGCATGACGATACGGAAAGCATCATCTATAATCAGAGTGATGACATAAACTCTGGAGGTTCGGCTGCGAACCTAACTATTGAAAAAGTAAAAGCAATGCCGGTTAGACAGTTGCGCAGCCTGGCCCGAGATGTTGCCGGTTTTCCGATTCAAGGGAGAGAAATTTCAAGGGCGAACAAGGAAATACTTGTAGAAAAATTTCAGGAGTATTTTAACAAATAGCTCCACATTTCTGTGGAGCTATTTGTTTTTGTATATGCAGGCAATCAGGGTTCCTTCTTATGCTAAACTAAACTTAGGGTTGTTTATCCTTGGGGTTCGGGACGACGGGTTCCACGAAATTGAGACTATCCTTCAGCAAATCGACTTAAACGATGAAATCGAGGTCAAATTAACTGATTCTTCTAAGATAGAATTCAGTTGCGACCATCCTGACTTACAAGAGGCGAATTCAAATCTTTGTGTGCGTGCTGCAAATTTTCTCAAACAAACCACCGGGATTCAAAAAGGCGCTCAAATTTATTTAAGCAAAACCATTCCGATGGGTGCCGGACTTGGAGGTGGCAGCAGCAACGCAGCTGTAGTTTTGCTTTGTTTAAATAAACTATGGGGATTAAATCTTAGTGCCCAAGAACTTCAGGCAATTGCCTCACAATTAGGTTCCGATATCCCGTTTTTCATATTAGGGGGAACCGCAGTTGCAACTGGCAGGGGAAATTTACTTCGACCCGCTAAATTAACTGGCGAACCGACTATTGTGGTCGTGTTTCCAAAAATTTCGGTCTCCACAAAGTGGGCCTACAAGCAAGTGAATTTAAGCTTGACAATTAGGGAAAAAAACATTATCTTACCGCATTTTAACGATATAAATTACAGTAATGCGGATTTTGTAAAATCTTTGAAAAACGAATTTGAAGAAATAGTCTTTACCGAATATCCACTTTTGGAACAAATCAAAAAACAAATCAACCAAAGCAAGGCGATTTACACAAGTATGTCGGGATCCGGATCAGCTATTTTTGGAATTTTTGAGAAGGAGGAGGATGCCTTAGAGGTAAAGCGGTTTTTTCAGAATGAATATCCCACATTTGTCACCCGGCCGATAAATTGGGGATACCAAGGAGTGGAGAACAAATTTTAGTTGAGGCCCTCGCTGTACATTTCATACATTTAAATGTCATTTCTACGGAGGGAGCATGGAGATAACAGAAATTAATATCAGTATAAGAAATGAGGAAAAATTAAAAGCTTTCGTGAATGTAACTTTTGATGATTCCTTCGTTGTAAGGGGGATGAAAGTCATAAAAGGTTCGAATGGCTACTTTATCAGTATGCCGAGCAGAAAGATGCCTGACGGCTCGTATCGGGATATCGCTCATCCCATTCGAAATGAATTTCGTGAGTATCTTGAAGCAGAAATTCTCAACGAATACCGGGTATCCCTTGAGGAAGAGGGTGGCGAAATTACAGAAAAAATAGAACCTGCTGTTCATGAACATATAGAAAATCCTTAAATTTTTATAAGGTTTCCCATTTAAATTTAAAACTGGGGCGTCGCCAAGCGGCAAGGCACAGGGTTTTGGTCCCTGCATTCGGAGGTTCGAATCCCCCCGCCCCAGCATATCACAAAAAACGAGACAAACTCAAAATGGCGGAATCCAAAACGGATTACCGTCATTTTCTATGCTAAGAAGATTTAAATCATGCTTCCAAACCCCATTTTATTTTCAGGAAATGCCAACAGAGGCATAGCCGAAAAAATTGCCAACTATATGGAAGTCTCCTTGGGTGATGCCGAGATAAGGCACTTTAGTGACGATGAAATCTGGGTAAAATACAAGCAGAATATTCGAGGAGCCGATGTATTCATTATTCAGCCGACAAATTCACCGGCACAGAATATTTTAGAATTGTTAATCATGCTGGACGCGGCGCACCGGGCTTCAGCCGAAAGAATCACAGCGGTCATTCCCTATTTTGGTTATGCGCGGCAGGACAGAAAAGATCAGCCCCGGGTTTCCATCACGGCTAAGCTAGTTGCCAATTTAATTGCCACCGCCGGCGCAGATAGAGTTCTAACAATGGATTTACATGCGCCGCAGATACAGGGCTTCTTTGATATACCGGTAGACCACCTTTATTCTTCGACGATTCTTTCTGATCATTTTAAGGAACAGAATGTTCCGGAGTTAACCGTGGTTTCCCCGGATATTGGCGGGATTACCTTAGCACGAGCTTACGCAAAAAGATTACATGCGCCTCTGGCGATTATTGATAAGCGTCGTCCCAAACACAACGAAGCTGAAATCATGAACATTATCGGTGAAGTCGATGGCAGAAATATCCTGATTGTTGATGACATTGTCGACACAGCCGGGACGTTATGTAACGCGGCCGACGCATTAAAAGAAAATGGCGCTAAAGAAATCTATGTGGCATGCACACACGCGCTTTTTTCCGGTCAGGCGGTTGAGCGTATTTCTAAAGCGCCGATTACAAAAATAAAAGTCACCGATACAGTTGAATTAGCGAAAGAAAAACAAATCAATAAAATCGAAGTCCTAACAGCCTCCCATCTTTTTGGGGAAGCGATAAAAAGAACTCATGGGGATGAATCAATAAGTTCGTTATTTGATTAAAACTTGGAGTAACAAATGTCAGAATCAGGATTAGAAATTCAAAAAAGAGAAATTGTAGGTAAGAAAGCAAACCAGCAGCTAAAAAAGGAGGGAAAGATTCCCGGCATTTATTATATGCACGGCGAGGAATCCATTCCTGTCGCAGTAGATGCAAAGCAGCTAAAGACTTTGATCCAATCTGAAGCCAGCATCATCGATCTTAAATTTGATGGCGATAAAAAACCAACCCAGTCAATTATCCGTGAAGTTCAGTGGGACCCATTATATGGTCATCCGTTGCATGTAGACTTTATGGGCATAAAATTGACGGAAAAAGTGCATGTGGATGTTCCGGTTCACATCGTTGGGACAGCATTTGGCGTCAAACAGGAAGGCGGTATTATGCAGCATATTATCCGTGAGATTTCAATAGAAGCTCTACCGCTCGACATTCCGGAACATATAGACGTCGATATCACCGATTTAGATATTGGTGATTCAATTCGGATTGACGATTTATCCATTGATAAAGTTAAAATCCTAACCGACCCCACGCAGTCAATTGTGGTGATCAGGCCACCGACTATCGTCGAAGAACCGGTGGTTGAAGAAGAAGGCCTAGAAGAAGCTGAAGAAGGTGCTGAACCGGAAGTTATCGGTGAAAAGAAAGAAGAGTCAGATGAAGAAAGTAGTGAATAGTTATTTAAATGGAATAAATAAACGCAAAGGTCAGGAGTTACTTCATTTAATAGCGCAAATTTTTTACTGGTGGGACTGGGTAATCCGGGGTTTAGATACAAACGAACAAGACACAATATTGGATTTCTGATCATTGATCACTTAAAGAAAACCAATGAATCCTCGGCACCGGTAAAAAAGAGAAATTACACGTTCAGTAAAACTGTTTTTGGTGAACAAAGTGTGATTTTAGCAAAACCCCTGACTTACATGAATAGAAGTGGAGAGGCGGTAGTAGAATTAGCCCAACAATTCAAGATTCCACCCGGCAATCTCCTGGTAATTTTTGATGACTTTAACCTTCCCTTTGGAAAACTTCGGGCCCGGAGCAAAGGGAGTGACGGCGGGCACAACGGATTAGCTTCCGTGATTCACAAACTGGAAAGCAGTGATTTTCCCAGACTTCGTGTTGGAATCGGTAGGGACAATCTAACCGATACAATTAAGTTCGTACTTTCAAAATTTAATAAAAAAGAAAAAAAAGAGTTGCCGGGTTTAATTAAACTTGCAGCGGACGCTTGTCTGCATTTTGTTGCAGAAGGCATTTTAAAGACGATGAATAAATTTAACTAATGAAGAAAACAGGAGGACTTAATTTTGATTAGCATTGCCGTAGCAGCTAGTTTGGTTGCTTTAGCTTTTGTGGTCTATCTGATCTTTGATGTCATGAAAAAAGATCAAGGAAATGACCGCATGATCCAGATTTCGAAGGCAATTCAAGAAGGAGCTAAAGCATTTCTAAAACGTGAATATATGTACATCGGCAGCTTTGTGGCAGTCATATCCGTGCTAATTGCTCTCGCTCCCCAATTCTCGGATGTGGGATTGGGATGGAGAACTTCAGTTGCATTTATCTGCGGTGCAGTTGCTTCCGCCTTAGCCGGTTACATCGGCATGGGCATCGCAACACGCGCCAATAGCAGAACAACTCAAGGCGCGCTGACCGGCGGCTTAAAAGGGGCGCTCAGTGTGGCAGTCTCAGGAGGCGCGGTGATGGGCATGAGTGTTGTTGGCTTGTCCTTGCTCGGTCTCTGCCTGATTTTCTATATGTTTGAAGGCAAACCGACGATTATCAACGGCTATGCCATGGGCGCCAGCCTGGTCGCTTTGTTTGCCCGCAGCGGCGGCGGTATTTTCACAAAGGGTGCGGACATGGCTGCAGATCTGGTTGGTAAAATAGAAGCAGGCATCCCTGAAGATGATCCCCGAAATCCTGCTGTTATTGCAGACAATGTTGGTGACAACGTCGGCGACGTTGCCGGACTTGGCGCCGACCTTCTCGAATCGTATGTGGAATCCATCATTGCTTCCCTTGCAATCGCTGCTTTAATAGGACTGACAGCTGCGGATACGGTTGTGCGTAATCTGCAGTTCCTGCCGTTCTACATTGCCAGTGCCGGAATCGTTTCGTCCATTGTTGGTATTATGTTTGTCCGGATTGTCGGGAAATCAAACCCACAGAGGTCTCTAATGGGCGGAACGTATCTCAGCGCCGCTTTAACCGGAATCGCAACTTATTTTATAGTCAAAAATTTTGGCGCGGAATTTACCGAAGAAGGCAAAGCTTACTCGTTAATGGGACCCTTTTATGCAACCCTTTGCGGCGTCGTTTCCGGGGCTGTGATAGGCTTTGTTAGTGAGTACTTTACTTCAACGAAATACAACCCGGTTAAAAAATTAGCGGAAGAATCCCAAAGCGGTCCGGCGTTAACAGTAACCGGCGGTATTTCTGTGGGTATGGCTTCTACCGCTGTTCCGGTGATTGCTTTAGCGATCGCGGTTATGCTTTCCTACCATTTTGCCGGCATTTACGGAGTTGCAATGGCGGCAGTGGGAATGTTGGCCACGACGGGAATGGTGGTCGCTGTAGACTCCTACGGCCCCATTGCCGACAACGCTGGCGGCATCGCGGAAATGGCCAAATTAGATCCCAAAGTTCGGGATATTACAGATAACCTGGATGCGGTGGGAAATACCACAGCAGCAATTGGCAAAGGTATGGCGATTGGCTCGGCGGCATTTGCATCCCTCGGTCTCCTCGTCGCTTATATGAAATCTGCGCAAGTCGATGTCGCCGACATCAAAAATCCACGGGTTTTGGCGGGCTTGCTTATCGGCGGTATGTTTCCGTTTCTGATTTCTTCGATGTTATTCAAAGCGGTCAGTAAAGCCGCCTCCCAAATGATTGAAGAAGTCCGAAGGCAGTTCAGAGAGATTCCAGGTTTGATGGAAGGGAAAGTCTTACCCGATTCAGCCAGGTGTGTGGACATTAGCACCAAGGGTGCTATTCAAGGCATGCTCCTGCCAGGTTCATTGGCTCTTGTTACACCGGTTGTGATCGGCTTAGCCCTTGGGGCAGAAGCTCTTGCCGGTCTTTTAGTCGGGGCGCTGATCACCGGTGTAATGCTTGGCATTCAAATGGCGAATTCCGGCGGCGCGATGGACAACGCAAAAAAATACGTCGAGGAAGGCAACTTCGGCGGTAAAGGGTCTGACACCCATAAAGCTACGGTAATCGGCGATACGGTTGGCGATCCATTAAAAGATACGGTTGGGCCTTCAATCAACATTTTGATAAAACTTATGGCCGTGATTTCATTGGTACTTGCACCGCTTTTCATTTAAAAAATAGCGGACACAGAGTACACTGAGACTCATAAAGAACACAAAGAAAAAAACGAGAAAAAAAGATGAAATATGAAAATTTAATATTATTTTTTAAAACTCTGTGTTCTCTGTGCAATCTCAGAAACCTCTGTGTCCATTTTCTAATATTAAGGAGGTGACTTCCAAATTGAGTAAGTATGAAACAACTTTTGTAATCGATTCATTGCAAAAATCCGAAAATAAGGAGAATATTCTTACGAAGGTGGAGAACTTCATCAAAAATAATGGCGGCGAAATTGGCGAAGTTGAGGATTGGGGCAAAAAAAGACTGGCCTACGAAATTAATCGAAAACAGTATGGGAATTATTATCAAATCCACTTTGAGGGACCGGGTAATTTGCCCGGTTTATTAGAGCAAGAATACAGACTCGAAGAGGGTATTTTGCGTTTCCTAACCATTACTTCTGATCCTAGAGCAGCCTTGAAAAGAGAAGAGCCTGTAGAACCCGCAAAGGAAACTAAGGCAGCTGAAGTAATACCCGAAGACGCAAAAACAGAAGACAAACCAGGTGAAAACGATTCTAAGGAAGAGGCCGTTGTTGAGGATGTCAAAGAAGAGGTTGAAGAGACAGAAGATCCTGAGATAAAAGAATAAAGAAGCAAAGGAGTGCTTTAAATTCGTACCGGACGTTATGATAATGTAGCGAAAATTATATGGTGCACAGGAGGGTGCTTAAATGGTAAACCTAAAGATGCCGGACATAAACAACATATTAATAGCAGGTAATTTAACAGGCGACCCGGTTTTAAGAGAAACAAGCAACGGCACTCCCGTAGCAAATTTCTACATTGCTGCAAATCGTAAATTTAAAGATAATACCGGTCAGTGGAGAGAAAATGTATGTTTTGTCGGTGTTGTTGCATGGTATAAATTAGCCGAGAGCTGCTTTGAATATCTAAAAAAGGGCGCTGCGGTAATGGTTGAAGGCGAGCTTCAGAGCCGGAACTGGAAGAATGAAGATGGCTCTAATAATAATGTTGTGGAAATTAAAGCTCGACGGATTCAATTTCTTAACCGGCAAAATAAAAAGGATGAGTCTTTTCTTTTTGAACCGGTGACGGAAGTAACATCTGAAGTGGAATCCGATATTCCGGCCAGCGCTAACGTTAAAAACATCGAAGTCGTTTCCACTGATGAAGACAAAATAAAAAAACAATGGTTTGAATTTTAAGATTTGATTTAAAAGATTTAGTTTGAATTTTTAAAGGAGTTATATTTGTATGCTAAAGAAAACAAAAATATGTAGGTTCTGTGAAGACGGTGATGTTTATATCGACTATAAAGATGATAGGCGATTATTACGCTTCACGACAGAGCAAGGTAAGATTATTCCGAGACGTACCTCAGGCACGTGTGCATCCCATCAAAGAATGCTGAAACGTGCCATTAAAAGGGCCAGACATCTTGCTATTATTCCGTACGTGGTTGAAATGCCGAGATAGTTAACTGGTATTCAATTTCTTTTAATATTTACTTGCAAAATTAGGACTTGTTAGATGAAAATCATTTTAAAAGAAGATTTTGAAAGCCTGGGTAAAGTTGGGGAAGTCGTTGAAGTCAAAGCAGGTTTTGCAAGAAACTTCCTCATACCGAAACAAGTTGCACTTCAGGCAACTCCACAAAACCTGCGGGTTATTGAGCAGGAAAAAGCGAGAAACAAGATTAAACTCTCAAAGGATAAGCGGGAAGCTGAGGTATTGGCAGAACAGCTCAAAAAGGTATCTCTAACAGCAAATGTCCAGGTCGGTGAGGAAGATAAAATTTTTGGCGCTGTTACTTCACAAAACATCTCCGAGTTGTTATCCGCAAAGGGATTTGAAATTGATAAACGAAAAATCCAATTGGAAGACCCTCTGAAAGCGCTTGGCGTGTTCGAAGTTCCAATTAAACTACATACCGAGGTTGAAGCAAAGATCAAAGTTTGGGTGGTAAAGGAATAATCCACTCTATTTAGACCAGTACGAAGGTAATTAACTCAAACATTTACTTACTATCGGGGAGGACTGTAAATGGAAAGAGATTTTCCGCAATGTCAAAAATGCTCGACCGGAGTTCTAATCCCGCTCTCCGATTATGGACGTGAAGGATCATCGATTATGTATAAGGCCTGGGTTTGCACGGATCCGAACTGTGGCTTTAGTATTCGCATTGATAACGGTGAAATAAGCCTTGGAAAACAACTGCAGCAGTCCTCTAAGTAACGAGATATTTAGGTGCACTTAATCGAGGGTAATAGGGTCTCCTTTTACCCTTTTTTAATGAGCAGAAATTAAATGTCTGTGAGATTTCTCAAGAATTATAAGGTCAAAATAGTTGCACTTGTATTTGCGATACTCATTTGGTTTTTTGTTGTCACAGAAAATGAATATGAACATGTCATAGAAATTCCGGTTGCGGTTATCAACACGCCACCAGGCAAAGTCATTTTGAGCGACTTGCCGAAAGTCGTTAAAGTTAAAATAAAAGGTACGGGGAAAGACTTGATCGCGCTCATGGTTCGTACCGGCGCGCGGCTGAATCTTGATTTATTTGACGTCGAGCACAGCAAGACTTTTTACATAAAGCCCAAAGATGTATTTCTTTCCCGGACAATCGGCGCCATCCAATCCAACGAGATAATCATGCCCGATTCGATTACCGTTGTCCTGGCCGATTTTCAAAGAAAAAAAATCCCGGTCACCAGTAATATAAAACCTAAAGTTGCCCCGGGGTTTACAATAGTAGGCGACGCTCGGATCAACCCTGATTCAGTGCTAATTTCCGGGCCCCAAAACCTCGTTTCAAAAATCAATTCTATCGCAACCGAAGAAGTAAAATTTGAAAATCTAACCGACAAATTGAAACAAACCATTCCCCTGGTTTCACAGCTCTCAAATAAAATAAATGTCTCGATAAACCAGGTTGAGATTTCGCTAGACATACAAAAGCTGGTTGAAATTACTATAACGGGTGTTCCGGTCAACATCAGGAATGCGCCTAAGAATGTTAATATTTATCCGCGGCCCTCAACGTTAAGCTTGGTTTTAGTGGGCGGGGGAGAATTACTTACCCAGCTCAATCGGAATGATATTATTGCCTATTTGGATTATAACCGGGTAAAAGGGTCGCCCGGCATTGAACACCCGGCGGTAATTGAAAAACCACCCGGCATTCATTATAAGGATGTCCAGCCTAAAACTTTTAAGCTGGTTTTTGAGGAAAATTTGTCTAACTGATATTTGACCGAATCCAAGATTGCTTATCTTAATGGTTGAAAGGGAGCTATTTTACGTCTCACCGGAAGATGTTTTTCATGACATTTTAAAATTGAAACTCCAGGAGGTTCACCATCTCTTAAATGTGCACAGAAAGAAAAAAGGAGATTTCTTCATAGCTGTCGATGGCAGGGGAACCGGCTACGATTGCGAAATCGAATCCTTTGACAAAAATACCTTAACAGCTAAAATTCTCAAAAAGCACAGATTTTATGGAGAGCCCTTATTTAAACTTACCCTCGCTCTTGCCATACATAAAAAGAGCCGCTTCGAGTGGGTTATAGAAAAAGCTACTGAAATAGGAGTAACCAACATTATTCCTCTCTTAACAAAAAGAACAAACCAGAATGAACAAACTCTGAAACCTCAGCGAAGCGAACGAATCGCCCTGGCTGCGATGAAACAAAGCTGCCGTTCTTTTTTACCCACGATTACACCAGCAAAGAATTTTGAATCCCTTTGCGAAGATTCATCAAATTTCCATATAAAACTCATTGCACACGAAAAAGAGACCAGCAAAAATTTAAATGAAATTTTACAACTCGACGAGAACGTTTTGCAGAGGATAAAATCAGGGATTGTCTGTATCGGCCCGGAAGGCGGATTTACAAATGAAGAGATCGAGCTGGCAAATTCATCCGGATTTTCCACTTTTGGATTAGGGCCGAGACGGCTGAGAACGGAAACAGCCGCGCTGGTGGTTGCGAGCCTAATACTTGATCGAATGGGAGAATTACAATAACAGGAGTACTAAAATCAGATTCGTTTTCTCCTTACTAAATATTATGATCTAACATTTCTCACTGGTTTGACAAGGCAGGAGTGTAAAAATCAGTGAGTGTAGCGAACGTATTTTTACATGAGTTTAGCTTTAGTTTCTGCAAAAATACGCTTCGCTGATT is drawn from candidate division KSB1 bacterium and contains these coding sequences:
- a CDS encoding sodium-translocating pyrophosphatase; protein product: MISIAVAASLVALAFVVYLIFDVMKKDQGNDRMIQISKAIQEGAKAFLKREYMYIGSFVAVISVLIALAPQFSDVGLGWRTSVAFICGAVASALAGYIGMGIATRANSRTTQGALTGGLKGALSVAVSGGAVMGMSVVGLSLLGLCLIFYMFEGKPTIINGYAMGASLVALFARSGGGIFTKGADMAADLVGKIEAGIPEDDPRNPAVIADNVGDNVGDVAGLGADLLESYVESIIASLAIAALIGLTAADTVVRNLQFLPFYIASAGIVSSIVGIMFVRIVGKSNPQRSLMGGTYLSAALTGIATYFIVKNFGAEFTEEGKAYSLMGPFYATLCGVVSGAVIGFVSEYFTSTKYNPVKKLAEESQSGPALTVTGGISVGMASTAVPVIALAIAVMLSYHFAGIYGVAMAAVGMLATTGMVVAVDSYGPIADNAGGIAEMAKLDPKVRDITDNLDAVGNTTAAIGKGMAIGSAAFASLGLLVAYMKSAQVDVADIKNPRVLAGLLIGGMFPFLISSMLFKAVSKAASQMIEEVRRQFREIPGLMEGKVLPDSARCVDISTKGAIQGMLLPGSLALVTPVVIGLALGAEALAGLLVGALITGVMLGIQMANSGGAMDNAKKYVEEGNFGGKGSDTHKATVIGDTVGDPLKDTVGPSINILIKLMAVISLVLAPLFI
- the rpsF gene encoding 30S ribosomal protein S6 is translated as MSKYETTFVIDSLQKSENKENILTKVENFIKNNGGEIGEVEDWGKKRLAYEINRKQYGNYYQIHFEGPGNLPGLLEQEYRLEEGILRFLTITSDPRAALKREEPVEPAKETKAAEVIPEDAKTEDKPGENDSKEEAVVEDVKEEVEETEDPEIKE
- the ssb gene encoding single-stranded DNA-binding protein — its product is MVNLKMPDINNILIAGNLTGDPVLRETSNGTPVANFYIAANRKFKDNTGQWRENVCFVGVVAWYKLAESCFEYLKKGAAVMVEGELQSRNWKNEDGSNNNVVEIKARRIQFLNRQNKKDESFLFEPVTEVTSEVESDIPASANVKNIEVVSTDEDKIKKQWFEF
- a CDS encoding 30S ribosomal protein S18; amino-acid sequence: MLKKTKICRFCEDGDVYIDYKDDRRLLRFTTEQGKIIPRRTSGTCASHQRMLKRAIKRARHLAIIPYVVEMPR
- a CDS encoding 50S ribosomal protein L9 is translated as MKIILKEDFESLGKVGEVVEVKAGFARNFLIPKQVALQATPQNLRVIEQEKARNKIKLSKDKREAEVLAEQLKKVSLTANVQVGEEDKIFGAVTSQNISELLSAKGFEIDKRKIQLEDPLKALGVFEVPIKLHTEVEAKIKVWVVKE
- a CDS encoding 16S rRNA (uracil(1498)-N(3))-methyltransferase yields the protein MLILMVERELFYVSPEDVFHDILKLKLQEVHHLLNVHRKKKGDFFIAVDGRGTGYDCEIESFDKNTLTAKILKKHRFYGEPLFKLTLALAIHKKSRFEWVIEKATEIGVTNIIPLLTKRTNQNEQTLKPQRSERIALAAMKQSCRSFLPTITPAKNFESLCEDSSNFHIKLIAHEKETSKNLNEILQLDENVLQRIKSGIVCIGPEGGFTNEEIELANSSGFSTFGLGPRRLRTETAALVVASLILDRMGELQ